TCTCTTATTTTGGATGAATCCacctttatttttaaagtaaACTAAAAGCAGAAATTTTGAATACTTCAGCTATACAAGTTATGCATCCTGAAAGCACAAAACAAAACATTTTGGGAGCAGTGCATCAACACTCAGGTTTGCAAAATGATTAACCAGGAGTACGGCTGCTTGGCGATGAATGACAAAACTAGCACCTGTGTATTGGGGAGGGGtgtggcaaagagagagagaggggggaaaaaaaacaaatggcTAAAGACAGGGAACTTACATCCACTTTcattccgttcatagaatacCCACAAGGATCGAACAATGTGGCATCAATGACTGAACCTGGTATCAGGTCACGAATTCCACtcatctttaaaaaaaagacaccaTGTTTAAGACTCCAtcacttttaaaaaacatttattttacactttaaaaattaatttagtaCATACTCGAGTGACATCATTTACAGTAACACCATCTTTCATGAAGAACTGGTCCATGACAGCTGGATCAAGCTCGCTCATCAGAACCTCAAGTGTCTGATCCGGCTGTTTGATCCCACTATCCTCTGGCATATCCAGAGTGTAAAGATACCTGGAATCAAACAGAAATCACAAGATTTGCATGAATGAACGTTAAGCTCAAAACTACAGAACTGACTTTAGTACATTGCACCTGGTTTAGTAATAAACTTACTTCCAAGTTTGCAAAATAAAAATTGTAATTCTGGGGCACAATAAAACTAGCAGTTTTCATTAGGCTGGGTACAGCCTGTGTTCTAAAGAACTAGAAGTGTTCACAGTGCCATATTTTACTTGCTGCTAAAATGATTCTTGTGTTGTTATTTCCTTTGCGCTGATGGCACTTCTCTGTAACATCTCATATGAACATACATATTAGAAGAGTAgcccactcggccccttgagcttcctctgccattcaataagatcatggctgatctgactgtaacctcaaccccatgtTCCTGCCAACCCCCAATAAGCTTTCAACCCCatgctaatcaagaatctatccagctctgccttaaaagtaaTCAAAGATTCTGGTAAAACAATTGTGGCGAAAGGTAAAGACAGAAGCATTAGATCCACATTCACAAGTTTGCAAAACAAAGCAGATTTCATCTTACCAGCAATCAGAATTCATACGTCCCATGCAGTAGGCCGCCCCATCTGTTATTGAATAAATATTTGCAGTTAGAAACCATCACTACGATAATCCTGGATTTTCAATTTCAAAAATAAGCAAACTATTTTGCTAATCGCACTCTGAACTGAAATGCTAAGCAAGATTCCACATGTTGGAAGTTAACTTTACCTCAAGATTTTCAATTATTGATACTGGCAGGCAATTGAGGATGAACTACCAGTTCGAAaaacaaaatactgaggatgctgaaaAATCAGGGAAAACGccagaaaatgttgggaatgtGTGGAGTGAAagcctgtgacctttcatcagaatggaCCTGAAATTTTAACTGCTTTTCACAAATGCTGcccgacttgctgagtattttcagccttttctgtttttattgcaagtTCTCTTCCTTGGCTATAAACTGTTTAACCAACTGAAAGGGAATCCAAAACAGATTTGGGATCTGTTCAAAAGCCAGTTCAAACCTGGGAAGAGAACCATCCATGGGAGGAAGGATAAGCAATTGGGGGCTTTTGGGTTTAAATTAGTCGGATAAAAAAATCCCCTCTGCTGGCAATAGCAACTAAATATGAACTCATTTCCAGCATACATGGGCCAATAGCATTAACATTCCCTAAATCAGCAGTTTCTCTATCAAAAATTACAGGATGTCTGATGGGGAAAATGGGAATACGTCATCCTGGTAAGGTTCAAGGTCAACTCTGCATTGATCCATGCTATTTCTGACACAAAATACTTGACTAACCCTCGACTCTCATCATCCTTGTAAACTACCACCCCACACCCctttctttcctctccaaagaCTTGAGCATGTCACCTTCTAAATCCATGATGTGGAtttcaaataaacatgttgggctTTAATcttgtgttgtgaggcttcttactgttctaAATCCATGCCCACCTTTCCCCAAAGTTCAATATTTCAATCCCTCCAGTAAGATTTTTGTCTCTATCACGATATCAAATCAGCTGTGACAGAGGAAAACTTTCCCTGATCGAGCTTCTCAACTTGCCTGTAGCCTTTAACAAGGTTGACTGCACCATCCTTCTCTAATGCCTATCATTTAGCTGGGTTGAACTGTATTTGCCTGGTTCCAGTCCTCCATGTCCAACCATAAGCAGTGCATCATTTGCGATGGCTTGTCTTCCTGATTCCACACCATCACCTCTGGTGTGTCCAAAGAATCTGTCCTTTGCACCTCCTTATTTCCCATTGACTTTCTACCCCTGGGTAACACCTGAAAACACAGCATTGGCTTTATGTATGCTGATGACATCCAGCTTTACCTCAACACCACCACTCAACAGCTCCATTGTCAAAATTATCAACTGCTTGTCTGACATAGAGTACTGGTTTAGAAATTTctaccaattaaatattgggaagatcaaagccattATTCCGCTCTCCCTAGCCAGCGATGCTATCCCTCATCCTGGCAACTGAGGGCAAAGTAGACTAACCACAATCTTCTTGCCATATTTGACCTAGAGATGGGATACTGACCACACATTTATGCTATTACTAAAACAGTCCATTTTCACCTCTGTAGCACTGCCTGACTCGACCCCTGCATTAGATATCCGCTGAAACTCATGCCGTGGCTACCTCTGGACTTCACTATTCAAAGGCATTCTCACcagcttccccacctcccccataaaTCTTTTGTTGCGTGTCAGTATATTCCTAAGTCCCATTCAGCTATCActtcctgtgcttgctgactgCATTGGTTCCAGATTAAGTCGCGCCTTGCTTTCAAAAATCTAATATCTTTTCCCCCCCCAAATTGTTCCATGCTATGGCCGCATTCTTCCCCATCTTCACCAGTCCCATAACCTTCAATACGTGCACTCACCGAACTCTGGTCCCTGATTTTAAATGCTCAGCCATCAAACCAGGTTacgatccaacaggtttatttggtatcacgaacttttggagcgctgctccttcatcaggttccaCTCAGGTGAGTGGAACCTgaggaaggaacagtgctccgaaagctcgtgataccaaataaacctcttggaccttaacctggtgttgagacttcttactgtgcccaccccaacaaCTCCACATCCTGGCAACCAGAGGCTATATCCATTGCTGCCTAAggcttaagctctggaattctattcctaaacctctccacctctttcaAAATATTAACACCTGCCTCGCTGTCCAAGCTTCTGGCCTTCTGCTTTAGTGACTCAGTCAAATTTTGCTTTAGAATGCATTTCTGAGGTGTCTTTTTATATAGGGATATATAGTgatattttattttgttaaaggtgctacacaaatTCAAGTTGCTGTACATTGGTTGATAAAAATGGAAGTTGTTTTATTTTCCAGTTCTACTATTCCTCACTTCACACAAAAAAAATACAAAGGACTAGTTCAGTCAGGAGGGGGGACTCTTGGGCAATCCTGTCAGAATTGTACAAGTTGGGGTTGGGCGAGGACAGGGTCAAGTTTAGCCGCAATGCTCTTCTGGTAAAATTGTTTCACTTTACAGTGGAGACTGACTTAAGTGTCAGTTGGCTGCAAGCCTGTGGAACAGTGCCCAAGTACTTTTGGGAGGGAATATATTTAGAAAAAGGCACATGCGGCATTCACCTTGCACTTCGTTCCACAACTTCTAGTatgcaaaaatcaaatcaaaacagccgTTGCATGTTATCTTGTTGGACTTTCGACTTAACGGTTCCTACTCGAGACACATTCAAAATCATAAAATGGATTCAGCATGGTAGCTAATGAAACTGCAATCAATTTCTATTGAACTGAACTTACTTGGGAACATCATATCCAGAAATTCTACCTCCTCCTGAAAGTTCCTATGTGGGTATTCCTGATGTGCTGGCTTCACAAAGTTTTTGCGGGAATAGAAGAAATCCTGTTTAATTAAAAGACATGTACAGTTTTCCATGAAATGAATTTCGAACATAACTAGATCAGTATTAACTGTACTAAAATTGGCAATTAAATGTCTATCACTTTTCCAGCACAGCCACTTGCTTGCTTTAACACCAGTGAAGGATGGAAATGTGGTGTTACCTTCTGAGAATGTGCCATTGGCTGTTTCCATTTCAAACTGAACACTTGGCTGCAGTCAGCCTGGACAGAAATCTCAAAATTTGGGCACGTGATTTAAGGTATTTGAAGTAGGGAATCTCGGAATTGAGAAGCACGTCAATTATACCATTTTACACCAGATCACACTATTAGAGCAAAATCATTACCAACAAATCTTGACATATATTCACACGGTTTGCTTCTCGTATAGTCAGAAAAATCATTGCCAGCAATTTGCATTTCATAATTTCTTGCAAATGTCACCCTAactttatcgactacagctcagccttcaacaccgttattcctacgaagctcatctccaaactctgtggcctagggctctgctcctccctctgtgactgaatcctgaatttcctaacccacagaccacaatcagtaaagatagggaacaatacctcctccatgatcatcctcaacaccagtgcccacaccactgtgtcctcagcccctatatatgccaaattccccaccaacttgattttcaagtttgccgatgacaccactgtagtgggtcagatctcaaactgaCGAGAGAGATTACAGGAATGAgacaaagaatctggtgaactggtgcaatgataataatctctctctcaatgtcaacaaaatgaaggagattgccatcgacttccggaagcgtagtggagaacatacccGTTTACAAcaatggggacaaaatagaaatggtcaagagcttcaggttctaggtccagatcaccaacaacctgccctggtccccccgtgctgatactatagttaagaaagtccaccaatgcctctactttctcagaagactaaggaaatttggtatgtccactacgactctcaccaacttttacagatgcaccatagaaagcattctttctagttgtattacagctttgtatggttcctgctctgtccaagaccgcaagaaactacaaaggatcgcgaacgaagcccagtccatcactcaaaccaacctcccacccactgactctgtctacacttcctgctgcctcggacaAGCAATCattataattaaggactccacacaccccggacattctctcttccaccttcttccatcaggaaaaagttacaaaagtctgaggacacgtaccaaccgactcaacacaacttcttacctgctgccaccagacttttgaatggacctacctcacattaagttgatcattctctatgcTCTAGCtaggattgtaacactacattctacactctctccttttcttctcagtgaacggtatgctttctgtataatgcacaacaataattttcactgtataccaatacatgtgacaataataaaatgaaCTTCTCGATAGTTCAATTATTAATCACACCCAATGCAAATATTGCCCAAATAAAAGACCTAGCATACACCACAGAAAGTTGAAAGTTACCTGAATGGAATCAAAGCCGCAGTACTCACGAGCAAGTTCCAACAGAGGCTCCAGTGCTTGCAGTAAGAGGGTGGTACCGCATGTCTTCAAAATGAAACGTCTCTTGGAGACAAACATGCTACTCTCACTGTAAAAAGATTAAAAAGTTTATTCCCCTTGTATCACAATTTATAGGATTCTTTGAGAGCCTCAGTTGCAGCTTAAAAAAGCTGCAGGATATTTCTCTTTATGGCCAAGTGTGAATGTTAAACTGAACGACTGCCAAGAGGAGCCTGACCTACAACAAATACCCCCCCTGCAGCTACAGGAAGCTTCTTCTGCGCCAAAAATCGAATTACTCTAAAGAAATATTTCAATCCACATACTTTCTTCAACAGATCCTGTTTCCCCATAATACGTTGCTGGGAATAGTTTATAGGCACaattggatgaaacattaaacaagaaattattgGAGCTTGTAACAAAAGCTATGGGGAACTTTATAATCTTCATGTGGATTGGAccgatcaaattggcaaaggtttgTAGAGTGCTTTCATGACACTTTACTGAAACAATGTTGTGGAACCAGTTGGGATAAAGCCATTTTAGAATCTAATTCCTAATTAGCAATTTCAGTACATGATTCAGTGGGAATTAATGGTCATAATACAATTGAATCCCACATCAAGTTTTATAAAACATACTCAAATCACAAACAAGACAAGCTTATGGGAATTACATAGGTATGAGGGGCAAGTTGGCTAAGATTGACTGGATAAGTAGACTGAAAAATATAGCAgagggaaacatttaaagaaacaattcaagcATTCAACATTTTAGAAATTAAATGGAGGGAAAAAAATCTAAGTTAGGGtattaaaaatgaattaaaatgttGCAAAGAATGGTAGTAAGAGTGGTGTAGAAACCAGAGGAGCACCAAATAACAGAAAAGGTATTGGAGAAGCCCAAGCAACTAAAATCCAACAAACCACTGGGACCCGATTACCTAAATCCTCGGATTCCAAAAGAGCCACAGAGATAGTGGGCAGGATATTCTGCATACCTCCACAGTGGTGCACTGGCAGATCCCACTGCCGTCAAAGGGTTTTAATGTTGTATCCCCCCCCCTCAAAAACTGGGAGTTGGCCATTGACAGGACCTGAAGATCCCATcgagatcggctggaaaattctggccaatgaatGTGCTGgctataattttccaaaatttcctacATTCTGGAATGGGCCCTGCAGATGTAATACCACTATTGGAGAaaggggagagaaacagaaaagCCAGAAGCTAGAGGTCAGTCtcgaattgccctggagaaggtgaatGCTGGGCTGCCTCTAAAGTAGaaatacccacaatgctgttagttccaggattttgacccagcaacagtgaagcgaCTGAAAAGTTCCAAGCCAAGATGTTGTATAGCTGGAGGGGAATTTACAGGTGGTGTTCCCCGTGgctgttgcctttgtccttcttaGTGGTAGAGGTCAGTGTTGGGAGGTGCTgagaaggagccttggcaagttgctacaatgcatcttgtatagggcgcacactgctgccattgtattAGTGCTGGAGCGAGTAAACATTGAAGGGTGGGAATGGGGAGCCAAACATGCTGCTTTGTCCTTAGTCATAATCAATTGAAATGCTCCGATATATTTCAACCCATTCCCTCCGAGTCACAGATCCTAACATCTACTGCTCTATATAACAGCACCATTGTAGGCAATAGCAAGACAAAAATTCAGAATGCATTCCAAAATGAAGAAATGGGTTCAAGGTTCCCAGTTCTAATATTATAAATGAACAGAAGCCGGAAGACAACATCATGGTTCACATACATTGTGTAACTCTCAAGAGCTGCTACAGTCATCTCCTCCTCTTCCTAAACAGGATGAATACTTAAATACTTTTGTTGCAGAGAATGAACAAATATTAAACACTGATATTTGCAACAAGTTTCAAAACGCTTGcaaggcaaaaaaaaaaaatcactcattGCAAAAGATCATTAAACCTCAACTTCAGTGACTTATTAagggcagcagagtggttagcaatgctgcctcatagcacaagggacccaggttcaattccggcctcgggtcactgtgtgcaaactccacgttctccctgcatgggtctcctccgggtcctctagtttcctcccacagtacaaagacgtACGGGccacgttgattggccatagtaaattgccccttggtgtcagggagactagcagggtaaatacatggggttatgggacctgggtgggattgttgttggtacagggttgatgggccaaatggcctccttctgcactgttggattctatgattacgcAGAGATATACATACATGCAACCAGCTTTAAAGCATGATTATAAGCATGATTAACACATATAACCATAGTATTTCTCACATCTGAAAATACTTCTCAAAATCAGTGAGCCTTATTGTACTCTCAATATTTAGTTTATGGGGCAAGTAGGAAAACACTCAGGCTTTCTGATTTAAGATTTTAATGCAGGCCTCAATAAGGAATTACTTCCAGTCGGATGAGGGACAGTAACCAGAGGACCACCAATTTAAAGCAATCAGAATAAATCATTCCCTTTACTGTTGCAATCTTGGCCTGGTGAGGTACCAAAAGTTCCTATTTCACCAATATTTAAATTGgcaaaaagaaccagaggtgatttTTAAAATACAAGTTACGTTTGAATTGCACCATCTGGAAAGGAGAAGTCCATTTAACAATTTTCAAAATGGAACAGGATAAATACTTAAAGGGGAAGTTTACAATGATATGCGATCCAGTAAttagacagctctttcaaagagttgacaCAGACAatcggttgaatggcctccttcagtgccacACCATTCTACAATAATTACACTTTCACCTTCCACTTGCAGTACTCCAATTATTGTTGAATCCCAATGGAACTCTGGTAGAATCAGGTTCACTGCGCTTTGCTCCACTGCCTGCCCGAGACTTAATTGTCATTCAATGAGTCATTAAAAAACAATTCAATCAAAATTTTTACCCTCATTTTCTTCACATTGCCATGATCTGTAGTAAACCCGCAGACACTTGCAGCTCTGTGCTTCACCCCAGTGGGCATACTTGGATGGGCATTGAAAGAATGGAGGAACAGGTGTATGCCATTCTGCCCCTTGCTCCTGCTGGCATTTAttagattgtggccttaactccactttcctacccgcTCCCCATAATCATCAACTCCCCTGTAGGTCAATGACCTTGGCACCATTGCTCTCTCTGGAAGAGAAACTCAAAGACCAACAAAcccctgaaagaagaaattcttccttgtCTGTCTTAAGAGACCCCTTGCTTTTAAAATGTGCCCCAAGACAAGCAACACCCATATATAGCAGGAATTAGCAGAGTGAATCTTCTCCGAATTGCTCCCAAGGCAAGTACATATCCGTTCGGTAGTAAGGGaacccaaactgtacacagtactccaggtgcagtctcaccaatgtcctgtataattgcaaaaaTACTTCCCCATTTTCATACCCCATTCCCCTTGCATTAAAGGTCAATGTCCAttcgccttcctaattacttgctgtatgtgTATGCTAATTTTGTGAtcaatgcacaaggacacccaaattcttctgcactgcagtctctccatttaaataatattctgcttttcttttcTCCCTGCCAAAGTGGGCAACCTCATcattctccatctgccaaatttttgtccagttaacctatctatatcctttgcagactttgtatcctccttacaacttgctttcctatctTAGTATCAGCAAATTTTGCTCCAAAAtagttggtcccttcatccaattcgttgatatagattgtaaatagatgAGGCCCAGAACAGAGTTagtctgccaacctgaaaatgacccatttatcctgatgcGATTCATGCTAATAAATTGCTCCCGACACCATGAACTTTTATCTTAAGATAACCTTTTAGGTGGCACCTTTATATAGACTCCAGCATGGTTTTCTGAAAGGGAAATGGTGTTCGGTACATTTCTCAGACATTTTAAGTAAATCACAAGCAAGGTGAATAAAGGGATGCCAGTAaatgtaatgtatttggatttgcAAAAGGTACTCTATGCACACTCTTACAAGACAAGAGCTCATAGGTAGAGGCGATTTTCCAAATGCTTTGCTGCTATATGGGCtacacggtgacagagtggttagcactgctgtctcacagcgaaagaaatatgggttcaattctcggcttgggtcactgtgtggagtttgcacattctcctcgtgtctgcgtgggtttcctccaggtgctccggtttcctcccacactccaaagatgtgcaagttaggttgattggccatgctaaattgactcttactgtcagggggactagcagggtaactaagtggggatacgggttgggtgggattgtggtcggtgcagacgcgatgggccaaatggcctccttctgcactgtagggattccatgattctattcctGAATAATGAATTCTGGCTCCAAAGATAGATGTTAGACCAACTGGCCTACAGTTgcctttctgcctccctctcttcttggagatgttacatttgcaattttacaatctgctggaacctttccagaatttagCGACCCACTATCCAATTAATCCACTATTCCTGTAGCCACTTAATTTAAGATACCACAATATAGGTCCAGCCAGAGGACTTACAACCTTTAGGCCCAT
Above is a window of Mustelus asterias chromosome 5, sMusAst1.hap1.1, whole genome shotgun sequence DNA encoding:
- the amd1 gene encoding S-adenosylmethionine decarboxylase proenzyme isoform X2, with amino-acid sequence MENGAHFFEGTEKLLEVWFSRQDLCTGSGDLRTIPSESSMFVSKRRFILKTCGTTLLLQALEPLLELAREYCGFDSIQDFFYSRKNFVKPAHQEYPHRNFQEEVEFLDMMFPNGAAYCMGRMNSDCWYLYTLDMPEDSGIKQPDQTLEVLMSELDPAVMDQFFMKDGVTVNDVTRMSGIRDLIPGSVIDATLFDPCGYSMNGMKVDGTYWTIHITPEPDFSYVSFETNLAQTSYDDLIKKVVDVFKPGKFVTTLFVNQNSKCRSSFSSPQKIEGFKRLDCQCAQFNDYNFVFSSYVKNCQRQQS
- the amd1 gene encoding S-adenosylmethionine decarboxylase proenzyme isoform X1 is translated as MENGAHFFEGTEKLLEVWFSRQDLCTGSGDLRTIPRFEWDKLLENVHCLIISVTKTDRQEAYILSESSMFVSKRRFILKTCGTTLLLQALEPLLELAREYCGFDSIQDFFYSRKNFVKPAHQEYPHRNFQEEVEFLDMMFPNGAAYCMGRMNSDCWYLYTLDMPEDSGIKQPDQTLEVLMSELDPAVMDQFFMKDGVTVNDVTRMSGIRDLIPGSVIDATLFDPCGYSMNGMKVDGTYWTIHITPEPDFSYVSFETNLAQTSYDDLIKKVVDVFKPGKFVTTLFVNQNSKCRSSFSSPQKIEGFKRLDCQCAQFNDYNFVFSSYVKNCQRQQS
- the amd1 gene encoding S-adenosylmethionine decarboxylase proenzyme isoform X3; translated protein: MFVSKRRFILKTCGTTLLLQALEPLLELAREYCGFDSIQDFFYSRKNFVKPAHQEYPHRNFQEEVEFLDMMFPNGAAYCMGRMNSDCWYLYTLDMPEDSGIKQPDQTLEVLMSELDPAVMDQFFMKDGVTVNDVTRMSGIRDLIPGSVIDATLFDPCGYSMNGMKVDGTYWTIHITPEPDFSYVSFETNLAQTSYDDLIKKVVDVFKPGKFVTTLFVNQNSKCRSSFSSPQKIEGFKRLDCQCAQFNDYNFVFSSYVKNCQRQQS